From Methanocella paludicola SANAE, a single genomic window includes:
- a CDS encoding DNA topoisomerase I, with translation MAMHLIITEKHDAANKIAGILFPDRSAERHGGVTVYRSKAAGAAVVGLAGHIVALDFPGEYSRWSAHPPSTLIGAPIVSVPTKKDIIGALASLAPSATKVTIATDYDREGELIGVEAYNIIHRLTKAPFERVHYSSFAKQEIEQAFARPVPLDFNLAAAGECRQEIDLVWGAALTRFVSLAGNKAGKDFLSVGRVQTPLLAIIVDREKEILAFVSKPYWELVATLLKGQEAFTAGHAKGRFDKKEEAAAIHKKLGKTALVKGVLRDRKKEPAPVPFSTTEFLKAAASIGYSAASAMQVAEELYINGWISYPRTDNTVYPATLDLRQTVGMFKASPEFAKSALELLGQKTLTATRGKVESKDHPPIYPVACASKTQMDERKWKLYELVVRRFFATLSPPCEWEMVKASIDISGEPFISDGKRMSAPGWRKHYPYGMPKDEVIPPLAVGDVLAVKKVDLLEKKTEPPRRYGQGKLIETMEKLGLGTKATRHEALSKLYNRGYIEGNPPKPTQTGITLIDALKAHAGAITSPGMTARLESDMDGIAESRLRKDDVTGESKAMLRTIFDQLESHRADIGRTLRAGSAMDSPIGPCPKCGSPLVIRETKADKRKFIACTGFPECRNTYNVPPGTLKFDKKACEKHKLHIVKVTPPSIIDSQGKKVKGKPYEYGCPACKKEAFYKPP, from the coding sequence CGATGCCGCCAACAAGATCGCCGGGATCCTGTTCCCCGACCGGTCCGCCGAGAGGCACGGCGGCGTCACCGTTTACCGTTCTAAGGCAGCCGGGGCCGCGGTCGTGGGGCTTGCCGGCCACATCGTGGCGCTCGACTTCCCCGGCGAGTACAGCCGCTGGTCGGCTCATCCGCCGTCCACCCTTATCGGCGCACCCATCGTCTCCGTGCCCACGAAAAAGGATATCATCGGAGCGCTGGCTTCGCTCGCCCCTTCGGCGACAAAAGTCACCATCGCTACTGACTACGACCGGGAAGGAGAGCTGATCGGCGTAGAAGCCTACAACATCATCCACAGGCTCACTAAAGCGCCTTTTGAAAGGGTCCACTATAGCTCGTTCGCGAAACAGGAGATCGAGCAGGCGTTCGCCAGGCCCGTGCCCCTGGACTTCAACCTGGCCGCCGCCGGCGAGTGCCGCCAGGAGATCGACCTCGTATGGGGCGCCGCCCTGACCCGGTTCGTGTCGCTGGCCGGCAATAAGGCGGGAAAGGATTTCCTGTCCGTTGGCCGGGTGCAGACGCCGCTGCTGGCCATTATCGTGGACCGGGAGAAGGAGATCCTGGCCTTTGTCTCGAAGCCTTACTGGGAGCTCGTCGCCACCCTTTTAAAGGGCCAGGAGGCGTTCACGGCAGGCCACGCTAAGGGCAGGTTCGACAAGAAGGAAGAAGCCGCTGCGATCCATAAAAAGCTGGGAAAGACGGCACTCGTAAAGGGCGTTTTGAGGGACCGTAAAAAGGAGCCCGCACCGGTGCCCTTCAGCACGACGGAGTTCCTCAAGGCGGCCGCGTCCATCGGCTATAGCGCAGCGAGCGCAATGCAGGTGGCCGAAGAGCTATACATCAACGGCTGGATATCCTACCCTCGTACGGACAATACCGTGTACCCGGCCACGCTGGACTTACGCCAGACCGTGGGCATGTTCAAGGCAAGCCCCGAGTTCGCGAAAAGCGCCCTGGAATTGCTCGGCCAGAAGACTCTCACGGCCACAAGAGGCAAGGTCGAGAGCAAGGACCACCCCCCGATATACCCGGTGGCCTGCGCTTCGAAGACACAGATGGACGAGCGGAAGTGGAAGCTGTACGAGCTCGTAGTAAGGCGGTTCTTTGCGACGCTTTCGCCGCCCTGCGAGTGGGAGATGGTGAAGGCGAGCATCGACATCAGCGGCGAGCCATTCATCTCGGACGGGAAACGTATGTCCGCCCCGGGATGGCGAAAGCACTACCCTTACGGCATGCCGAAGGACGAGGTCATACCGCCGCTGGCCGTTGGTGATGTGCTGGCCGTCAAAAAGGTCGACCTCCTGGAGAAAAAGACCGAACCGCCCAGGCGGTACGGCCAGGGCAAGCTCATCGAGACGATGGAAAAGCTTGGGCTGGGCACCAAGGCCACGAGGCACGAGGCGTTGAGTAAATTATACAATCGCGGCTACATCGAGGGCAACCCGCCGAAGCCCACGCAGACCGGCATCACGCTCATCGACGCGCTCAAGGCCCACGCGGGCGCCATCACCAGCCCCGGGATGACGGCCCGCCTGGAGAGCGACATGGACGGCATCGCCGAGAGCCGCCTCCGCAAGGATGACGTTACCGGCGAGTCGAAGGCCATGCTGCGCACGATATTCGACCAGCTCGAATCCCACCGCGCGGACATCGGCCGGACCCTGAGGGCAGGATCGGCCATGGACAGCCCCATCGGGCCGTGCCCGAAGTGCGGGAGCCCGCTCGTGATCAGAGAGACAAAGGCGGACAAGAGAAAGTTCATTGCCTGCACCGGGTTCCCGGAGTGCCGCAACACCTACAACGTGCCTCCGGGCACGCTCAAATTCGATAAGAAAGCCTGCGAAAAGCACAAGCTCCACATCGTGAAGGTCACGCCGCCGTCGATCATCGACAGCCAGGGCAAAAAGGTAAAAGGTAAGCCCTACGAATACGGCTGCCCTGCCTGCAAAAAAGAAGCTTTCTATAAGCCGCCCTAG